The following proteins are encoded in a genomic region of Magnolia sinica isolate HGM2019 chromosome 1, MsV1, whole genome shotgun sequence:
- the LOC131236836 gene encoding uncharacterized protein LOC131236836, which translates to MENTNHGLPPLKRFKLLQQTTSAAAATSFLPAKKRIESRGPPTAYCLPAKKRVWALQPDFPPLDTIEEDPPFPEKKPIKGGPNLNALDGDFNGKSINGEEYEVTKDTYFEEEADEEDGIICSVCHSTDGDPKDPIVFCDGCDLMVHASCYGNPLIQAVPEGDWFCSRCEFLKGGAKGEDDDLDCCLCLLKGGATKLTVDGRWAHIMCALLVPEVFFRDSEGREGIDCSCVPTRRWEGVCYICDSKRGCVIECSEPKCSSAFHVSCGLNEELCIEYREGRTGAIIAGFCEIHTQLWKKQQQTGKFKIVPREGNMKA; encoded by the coding sequence atGGAAAACACCAACCATGGCCTTCCTCCTCTCAAGAGATTCAAACTCCTCCAACAGACCACCTCCGCCGCCGCCGCCACCTCCTTCCTTCCCGCCAAGAAACGGATCGAGTCTCGTGGTCCCCCGACTGCCTACTGCCTTCCCGCCAAGAAGCGTGTCTGGGCTCTCCAACCCGACTTCCCCCCTTTGGATACCATCGAAGAAGACCCGCCATTTCCAGAGAAGAAACCCATCAAAGGTGGCCCCAATCTCAACGCGTTGGATGGCGATTTCAATGGAAAATCAATAAATGGAGAAGAATACGAAGTTACAAAGGATACCTATTTCGAAGAGGAAGCTGATGAAGAAGATGGAATCATTTGCAGCGTCTGCCATAGCACGGATGGTGATCCTAAAGACCCCATTGTCTTCTGTGACGGCTGTGATCTAATGGTCCATGCCTCCTGTTATGGAAATCCGCTCATCCAGGCCGTCCCCGAAGGAGACTGGTTTTGTTCACGGTGTGAGTTTTTGAAAGGTGGGGCTAAGGGAGAGGACGATGATCTTGATTGTTGCCTCTGCCTGCTGAAGGGAGGGGCGACGAAACTAACGGTGGATGGtcggtgggcccacatcatgTGTGCACTTCTAGTGCCTGAAGTATTCTTCAGGGATTCGGAAGGGCGGGAGGGCATCGATTGCTCGTGCGTCCCTACAAGAAGATGGGAAGGAGTTTGTTATATCTGCGACTCGAAGCGCGGATGTGTGATTGAATGCTCTGAGCCCAAGTGTTCTTCTGCATTCCATGTTTCATGTGGATTGAATGAGGAGCTCTGTATTGAGTACAGAGAAGGGAGGACTGGAGCAATCATTGCTGGATTTTGCGAGATTCACACGCAGCTCTGGAAGAAG